From the Myripristis murdjan chromosome 14, fMyrMur1.1, whole genome shotgun sequence genome, one window contains:
- the LOC115371073 gene encoding histone H2B 1/2-like, producing the protein MPEPAKSAPKKGSKKAVSKTAGKGGKKRRKTRKESYAIYVYKVLKQVHPDTGISSKAMGIMNSFVNDIFERIAGEASRLAHYNKRSTITSREIQTAVRLLLPGELAKHAVSEGTKAVTKYTSSK; encoded by the coding sequence ATGCCTGAGCCAGCCAAGTCAGCGCCTAAGAAGGGCTCCAAGAAAGCCGTGAGCAAGACCGCCGGCAAGGGCGGCAAGAAGCGTAGAAAGACCAGGAAGGAGAGCTACGCCATCTACGTGTACAAGGTGCTGAAGCAGGTCCACCCCGACACCGGCATCTCGTCCAAGGCCATGGGTATCATGAACTCTTTCGTCAACGACATTTTTGAGCGTATCGCCGGCGAGGCGTCCCGCCTGGCTCATTACAACAAGCGCTCCACCATCACTTCCAGGGAGATCCAGACCGCCGTCCGCCTGCTGCTGCCCGGGGAGCTGGCCAAGCACGCCGTGTCCGAGGGCACCAAGGCCGTCACCAAGTACACCAGCTCCAAGTGA
- the LOC115371081 gene encoding histone H3-like, with protein MARTKQTARKSTGGKAPRKQLATKAARKSAPATGGVKKPHRYRPGTVALREIRRYQKSTELLIRKLPFQRLVREIAQDFKTDLRFQSSAVMALQEASEAYLVGLFEDTNLCAIHAKRLNKMSGRGKGGKGLGKGGAKRHRKVLRDNIQGITKPAIRRLARRGGVKRISGLIYEETRGVLKVFLENVIRDAVTYTEHAKRKTVTAMDVVYALKRQGRTLYGFGG; from the exons ATGGCTAGAACTAAGCAGACCGCTCGTAAATCCACCGGAGGCAAAGCTCCCAGGAAGCAGCTGGCCACCAAGGCCGCCAGGAAGAGCGCCCCGGCCACCGGTGGCGTCAAGAAGCCTCACCGCTACCGGCCCGGCACCGTGGCTCTGAGGGAGATCCGCCGCTACCAGAAGTCCACCGAGCTGCTCATCCGCAAGCTGCCCTTCCAGCGCCTGGTAAGAGAGATCGCCCAGGACTTCAAGACCGATCTGCGCTTCCAGAGCTCGGCCGTCATGGCTCTGCAGGAGGCCAGCGAGGCTTACCTGGTCGGCCTCTTCGAGGACACCAACCTGTGCGCCATCCACGCCAAGAGG ttaaataaaatgtctGGCCGAGGAAAAGGAGGTAAGGGGCTCGGGAAAGGAGGCGCCAAGCGTCACCGCAAAGTTCTCCGTGATAACATCCAGGGCATCACCAAGCCCGCCATCCGCCGCCTGGCTCGCCGCGGTGGAGTCAAGCGTATCTCTGGTCTCATCTACGAGGAGACCCGCGGGGTGCTCAAGGTTTTCCTGGAGAACGTCATCCGCGACGCCGTCACCTACACTGAGCACGCCAAGAGGAAGACCGTTACCGCCATGGACGTGGTTTATGCTCTCAAGAGGCAGGGCCGCACTCTCTACGGCTTCGGAGGCTGA
- the LOC115371067 gene encoding histone H1-like — protein sequence MAEVAPAPAAPAAAPAKAPKKKSTKPKKTGPSVGELIVKAVSASKERGGVSLAALKKALAAGGYDVDKNKARVKIAVKKLVTKGTLLQTKGTGASGSFKLNKKIKADKPKKKPAAAKKPKKPAAKKPAAAKKPKKPAAKKPAAAKKTPKKAKKPAAPKKAAKSPKKAPKKPAAKPKKPAAKPKKAAAKLKKPAAKKVAKPKAKKAAPKKK from the coding sequence ATGGCAGAAGTAGCTCCAGCTCCGGCCGCCCCCGCCGCCGCGCCGGCGAAAGCCCCGAAAAAGAAGAGCACCAAGCCCAAGAAGACCGGCCCCAGCGTCGGGGAGCTCATCGTGAAAGCCGTGTCCGCCTCCAAGGAGCGCGGCGGCGTCTCTCTGGCCGCTCTCAAGAAGGCTCTGGCCGCCGGCGGCTACGACGTGGACAAGAACAAGGCCCGCGTCAAGATCGCCGTCAAAAAGCTCGTCACCAAAGGCACGCTGCTCCAGACTAAGGGCACCGGAGCCTCCGGATCCTTCAAGCTCAACAAGAAGATCAAGGCCGACAAGCCCAAGAAGAAGCCCGCCGCGGCCAAGAAGCCCAAGAAGCCTGCCGCCAAGAAACCCGCCGCGGCTAAAAAGCCCAAGAAGCCCGCGGCAAAGAAGCCCGCCGCCGCCAAGAAGACGCCCAAGAAGGCCAAGAAGCCAGCGGCTCCCAAGAAAGCCGCCAAGAGCCCCAAGAAGGCGCCCAAGAAGCCAGCCGCCAAGCCCAAGAAGCCAGCCGCCAAGCCCAAGAAGGCCGCCGCCAAACTTAAGAAGCCTGCCGCCAAGAAGGTCGCCAAGCCCAAAGCCAAGAAGGCGGCTCCCAAGAAGAAGTAA
- the LOC115371075 gene encoding histone H2B 1/2-like — MPEPAKSAPKKGSKKAVSKTAGKGGKKRRKTRKESYAIYVYKVLKQVHPDTGISSKAMGIMNSFVNDIFERIAGEASRLAHYNKRSTITSREIQTAVRLLLPGELAKHAVSEGTKAVTKYTSSK; from the coding sequence ATGCCCGAGCCAGCCAAGTCAGCGCCCAAGAAGGGCTCGAAGAAAGCCGTGAGCAAGACCGCCGGCAAGGGCGGCAAGAAGCGCAGAAAGACCAGGAAGGAGAGCTACGCCATTTACGTGTATAAGGTGCTGAAGCAGGTCCACCCCGACACCGGTATCTCTTCCAAGGCCATGGGTATTATGAACTCTTTCGTCAACGACATCTTTGAGCGTATCGCCGGCGAGGCGTCCCGCCTGGCTCATTACAACAAGCGCTCCACCATCACATCCAGGGAGATCCAGACCGCCGTCCGCCTGCTGCTGCCCGGGGAGCTGGCCAAGCACGCCGTGTCCGAGGGCACCAAGGCCGTCACCAAGTACACCAGCTCCAAGTGA
- the LOC115371080 gene encoding histone H2A, translated as MSGRGKTGGKARAKAKTRSSRAGLQFPVGRVHRLLRKGNYAERVGAGAPVYLAAVLEYLTAEILELAGNAARDNKKTRIIPRHLQLAVRNDEELNKLLGGVTIAQGGVLPNIQAVLLPKKTDKPAKAK; from the coding sequence ATGTCTGGAAGAGGCAAAACTGGCGGCAAGGCTCGAGCTAAGGCCAAGACTCGCTCTTCTCGTGCGGGACTCCAGTTTCCGGTGGGTCGTGTCCACAGGCTGCTGCGCAAAGGTAACTATGCAGAGCGTGTGGGTGCCGGTGCCCCGGTGTACCTGGCGGCAGTGCTGGAGTACCTGACGGCTGAGATTTTGGAGTTGGCCGGGAACGCCGCTCGCGACAACAAGAAGACCCGCATCATCCCGCGTCATTTGCAGCTAGCCGTCCGTAACGACGAGGAGCTTAACAAACTGCTGGGCGGAGTCACCATCGCTCAGGGCGGCGTGCTGCCCAACATCCAGGCCGTGCTGCTGCCCAAGAAGACCGACAAGCCGGCCAAGGCCAAGTAG
- the LOC115371065 gene encoding 15-hydroxyprostaglandin dehydrogenase [NAD(+)]-like — translation MALNGKVAIVTGAAQGLGRGFSEILLQNGAKVALLDVNETVGKSLKETFDNQYGPDKSLFLSCNVESEEQLKAAFQKTIQTFGRPHIMCNNAGIINESNWEKAVSINLMGVVRGTYLALEHMNKLTGGQGGVVVNVGSLAGLGPLPCTPVYTATKHGVVGFTRAMAAASDISGYGIRFNVICPAFVQTDILNALYQPEKTGQFSSLIENTKKLIEMYGIIEVPDVSKNFLQLVTDETKNGEALAVLQKGCSYVTFPAL, via the exons ATGGCATTGAACGGTAAAGTCGCAATTGTGACTGGAGCAGCGCAGGGGTTAGGAAGAGGATTCTCAGAGATCCTTCTGCAAAACGGTGCGAAG GTAGCCCTCCTGGATGTGAATGAAACTGTGGGCAAGAGTTTAAAGGAAACCTTTGATAATCAGTATGGACCGGACAAAAGCCTCTTCCTGAGCTGTAATGTTGAGTCAGAGGAGCAACTCAAAG CTGCCTTCCAGAAAACCATACAGACCTTTGGACGACCACACATCATGTGCAACAACGCTGGCATCATAAATGAGAGCAACTGGGAGAAAGCTGTCTCCATAAACCTT ATGGGTGTTGTGCGAGGGACCTACCTGGCTCTGGAACACATGAACAAACTGACCGGGGGTCAAGGAGGGGTTGTTGTCAACGTAGGATCATTAGCAG GTCTTGGCCCTCTACCGTGCACTCCTGTTTACACAGCCACCAAGCACGGAGTGGTTGGCTTCACTCGAGCCATGGCG GCTGCCTCCGACATTTCAGGCTACGGCATACGATTCAACGTCATTTGTCCTGCTTTTGTCCAAACTGATATCCTCAACGCCTTGTATCAACCAGAGAAAACGGGACAATTCTCCAGCCTGATAGAAAACACCAAAAAACTGATTGAGATGTATGGGATAATAGA GGTGCCTGATGTCTCCAAGAACTTCCTCCAGCTTGTGACAGATGAGACTAAGAACGGAGAGGCCCTCGCGGTGCTCCAAAAAGGATGCAGTTATGTCACATTTCCAGCATTGTAA